A genomic stretch from Candidatus Nitrososphaera gargensis Ga9.2 includes:
- a CDS encoding DUF892 family protein: MVIIFPDKKEILDAISSKIKAENAATERLQNRIRETPIEDVRKRLANHLDETYEHQRRLQQLIRNLSGTPTDSKGHLPSLVPPATSLTAKTVKDTVRETVKEAATGGGTDTGSRLTFEEMELMKTKMI; encoded by the coding sequence AGGAGATACTAGACGCCATATCTTCGAAAATAAAGGCTGAAAATGCTGCTACAGAACGTCTGCAAAATAGAATAAGAGAAACACCAATAGAAGATGTAAGAAAGCGACTTGCAAACCATTTAGATGAAACATACGAGCATCAGCGTAGGCTTCAACAGCTTATCAGAAACTTGAGCGGAACTCCAACGGATTCCAAAGGTCATTTGCCAAGCCTGGTTCCTCCAGCGACCTCATTGACAGCTAAAACTGTGAAAGACACAGTAAGAGAGACGGTAAAGGAAGCTGCTACCGGCGGTGGTACTGACACAGGTAGTAGACTAACATTTGAGGAAATGGAGCTAATGAAGACAAAAATGATATGA
- a CDS encoding DUF892 family protein — protein sequence MIIEDAEVVSYKMIIKTAEWFGIKDDAIISPLKQTLREEERMAQWLMDNSPSILDYHWSKRLKHH from the coding sequence ATGATAATAGAGGATGCTGAAGTGGTATCCTACAAAATGATAATAAAAACTGCCGAGTGGTTCGGAATTAAGGATGATGCTATCATATCTCCTCTAAAGCAGACACTACGTGAAGAAGAGAGAATGGCACAATGGCTAATGGATAATTCTCCATCAATACTTGATTATCATTGGTCAAAAAGATTGAAGCATCATTAA